The DNA region taaccaattaatattattaagtacTCGTTTCGTTAAGCaaaaaaattgttggtccaacaaaaatcatttaagaGTGTAGgatacatcattgtcataattgacaacacataatgacatgcatgcgtattaAAGTTTGAGCGCGACACCACATTgactgacttgactacacattctgAAGGAAACATAAACACGAAACATGTTCacgcgtgtctatttttttgtaaacaaagtgaAGCAATCTGTCGGTGACATCCATGTATATATATAGCAGACACGGCTaataaatcacacattatcttgctttcacATAGTCTCCCAATTGATACACAAAGTATGacatttttaggagaaactagcagtcagacgattgtcaactcaaggttggctttcatttttccaaatggatctattattcacaatgatactggGGTTTATTTCCAAACTTTGACtccggtgcccattcgagtaccaaacagctgtgattttgcaagcctaaaaatcagaatacacaatacccttcagctatccgacaaacaatttttggatgaaattcactaccggaagccattcacccatataggtaaccaaattcgctttcagtgtatgaaattgataaatgatgacgatgtcaacacaatgttaatgtgtaatgatcaattttcttgtgttggtctgattgagttattatgcaccgttggaagaacaccagatgaaataataaacttacttcAATGCACTATGCCCCATACTCATGACGCGATCTTGTATTACAACGGGaaatggaacatgccaccgcagaacaaatttgttggatgGGCATTCACAagaaaaaatcctaagaaatttcaaattccttcaacatgtaccatcgatgaactaAAGGATTTAATAAAGCAAGCtgcacctaaagggattccctctcttggaattcacgaatcacaaacggtaagacgattATTTTTCCACCAACCAGGTCActttgagtattcagatacacttataaaatatgaaattaatgagCTAAAGACCAAGGAAGAATtgctgaaggtgttagtacaatctaactactgaaaaaaatatggaccaatagaaattttagctgtctttactaaatatgttgtGAAATTCGAAGACGAGGTCATTGCGACATCGCTAAACAACTGAAtgcaatgtttatttttttgctttttcattGATGTAACCTTTATCTGTTTATGGCGTGTTTAAATCTCATAATAAAGTTCAATGTGTTATTTCAATGGTccaaagataatttattttaattgtttcacCTTCAAACCTTACGCATACTTAGAAGGGTcggattcctatttttttagattttctgcctctttttttaggtgttatttgatggaaccagggaacgacaataatttttttgggttctttgacgacCAAACATGACAAATAGCGCCCCTCCAATGTCTTACACCACTTGCACACCCACGaaaaaaaaccccaaacatgggtacttaaacataaaaaagggtcggattcctatttttttggattttctgcctctctttttaggtgttatttgatggaaccagggaacgagaataacttttttgggttctttgatgtCCAAACATGACAAATAGTGCCCCTCCAATGTCTTACGCCACTCACACACCCAcgaaaaaaatcccaaacatgggtacttaaacataaaaaagggtcagattcctatttttttggattttctgcctctttttttaggtgttatttgatggaaccagggaacgacaataatttttttgggttctttgacgtccaaacatgacaaATAGTGCCCCTCCAATGTCTTACGCCACTCGCACACCCACGAAAAAAacccccaaacatgggtacttaaacataaaaaagggtcggattcctatttttttggattttctgcctctttttttaggtgttatttgatGGAACCAGGGAAcggcaataatttttttgggttctttgacgtccaaacatgacaaATAGCACCCCTCCAATGTCATAGGCCACTCGCACACCCACGAAAAaaaccccaaacatgggtacttaaacataaaaaaaaagatttgattcctatttttttggattttctgcctcttttctaaaaaaatttatttttaatgtaattcttatgaacaaaactcatgattttagcttcactttttttaaaaaaataaattaaaacagtccaaaacttcgcttaaggaccacGATCAGAATCAAAATCGATACGTCagttaatatcataaaataataaactgtgcaaaacaagtcaactatattaaactaaaaagtgtaacaaatacataaaatcatgtcaactacaaaacaaaaaaataaatacaataatcaaTGATCTATGCATCGTCTCTGTCGAGCCCTGACACTTCCATCAGCACTGGCTCCCCCTCTGGCGATCGTCAGACAATCCTGGATAATATCATATAactctgtgcctgcagtgactatcctaaggttaagcacacgctccaacctctgtgcaatcgcctcataGCCGTCGTAATCATCCTATGACagtcattaaaaacatttattataaaatttaaaataaataacaactcatcaaacattaaacgcgcaaaaaatcttaccactgcatgtggaggggggtcaaatgccactggaacctgggggctgggcggCTGCATGTACTCCTCAGGGTCTGCGGCAGGTGCATCTCTGGGCTGGTCACCTGCCTGGGTCGGTATCACGAATGGGTGAGATATCCGaaaaaaccactccatgtaatccgcagatacctgcccaggcactagACAAAGCTCACCCACAGCTAGTACGTGGTCCGCGAAatgcatccacctgtcatctataTCATCATGTGACAATCGCGCACTAACAGGCGGCAGAGGGATGCTCTAAATGTAACCAAACTGTCGTAGCACCCTCTCCGGTCGAGCTGTGACCACCATAGGACCCCATCTCAGCTGACCCTAGAATGATGAAATCAGCTCAAAGGCCCTAACCCCCCGATGCTCAGTGTAAGGCAACCAAGACACATCTGTGATGGTCAAAGCATTACAATGTGCCCTGTAAGGTGCTCCTGTTATTCCCTTCATATGCGCCTTCGACGTCAGccaccgggaagcacgtggggacgtctcctggtatgCATCATCTGTGACGCACTGATGCACACTAGgaaagtgctcatagatccaacactacaaaaaaaatgaggttaacataacataaaaacatgtttaaatcataatcgaacgtaacatatttaaaaacacaaaatttacctgtaaTAGAGTCAGGTACCCCGCAATCTGTCGTGTAGTGGTCCTAgaagcctcatctaactggtcatacatatgaaccagcgcgACAACTCCCCAAGCATAACCACCACTCTGACCCAAGTCGCGAAAAGCGTCTAGGTGCACCACATGAACATATATTGCActtttattagcaaaaagagtgcaaccgactAGGTGCAGCAGATAAGCACGAGCTGCTACAATCCACCGCCGGGCCTGACATCTCATCTCATAGATGTCTCGAACCCATCCCAGCCGTACGTATGCCCCATGTGATCGTGCTGTCTCGGCTCTAGCCTCCTCAGCAGACACCTCAAGCAACTCGGTCAACAAAAATATCGTCTCCTCCACAGAAAGAGCATGAAAGCTGTGCAACGCGCCAGTGATAGGCAAATGGAGGAGtgacgacacatcatccaatgtgatcgtcaaCTCTCCTACCGGAAGGTGGAAGGTGTTGGTCTCGCTGTGTGAACAATCgatcagtggacttaatcctgtggcaccAACCAGTTattcaatctcaggcactgaCCTCCCAATCAAtgtcaccttcctcccatgtgacaccaacttcaaatcaggacgtttctgatttgaagtacaaattatacaattataaaaaaaaaattaatgacaaacaaatcaacaatgataaataattaacaaattaaaatacctgtcaACTCCAAACGGCGTGTGCAACATGGTCCGCAAATGATGTCAGCAATGATGGGTCACGTGGCCCACCTGGGAATCCCTCAGCATCATCAGCATGTGACTCCTCAGCACCATTATCACCCTATACGTCGTCAGTCATCTTAGGTGCATCGTCAGCCATATCAGGGACATCCTCAGTCATGTCAGGAACATCCTCAGCCATATCAGGTGCATCCGCAGTCATCTGATGAACCCGTTGCCTAAGGGCTGAtgcagtaggcctacgcctctcggAAACATCAACTGCATCATGATCATCCTGTGTATCTCTGCCTATAACTCTACCTAtagcacgacctaaacctcgtgttctagccatgatctgcaaatcatgtggaacacgtatttttttcggtcaaaacatacacaactttctttataaaaataaaacaagtttatttataaaaaaaataagactaatttaaataacattatttgaaaacacacacaagataatttaaaaaaaaataaacaaattcatttataaaaaaacacaactaatgtaaaaataattaattagtaaacatccacaacttaatttaaaaaaaataaacaacttcatttataaaaaaaacacaactaatgtaaaaataattaattagtaaacatccacaacttaatttaaaaaaaaataaacaacttcatttataaaaaaaaaacacaactaatgtaaaaataattaattagtaaacatccacaacttaattttaaaaaaataaacaacttcatttataaaaaaaaacacaactaatgtaaaaataattaattagtaaacatccacaacttaatttaaaaaaaataaacaacttcatttataaaaaaacacaactaatgtaaaaataattaattagtaaacatccacaacttaatttaaaaaaaaataaacaacttcatttataaaaaaaaaacacaactaatgtaaaaataattaattagtaaacatccacaacttaattttaaaaaaataaacaacttcatttataaaaaaaaacacaactaatgtaaaaataattaattagtaaacatccacaacttaatttaaaaaaaaataaacaagttcatttataaaaaaaacacaactaatgtacaaataattaattagtaaacatacacaactaaaattatatataaaaataaaacgaaaatgggagaaaaaattttcaaaacatacacaacttaatttatatcatttataaaaaaaatagtattttaatttttttttcaaaacacacgcaacttaatttataaaaataaacaacttcatttattaacaaaaaacataactaatttaaaattacataattagtaaaatactcaactaaaatcaattaaaaaataaacaaaaccaattaacaaaaatttcaaaacatacacaacttaatttatacaaataatcaactttatttataaataaaatacactaattttaaaaaaacaataaacaaaaacagacaCAACTTAGTTTATAacaataaacaacttcatttataaacaaaaacacaaataatttaaaattaatatttagtaaaaatacacaatttaaattataaaaaaaacatcttcatTTGTCATGAATAAGCCAaacctcatttttttataaaattttaaaaacaaaataatcattcattaaaaaaaaaacaaaacaatatttaaaaaaaaaaaacaaacttccGAAAGAAATAGTTCTTCCGGAAAATTTTCGGAAGAAGGGTTATTCCGGAAAACTCAGAGGTCATCCGGAAGAACCCTTCTTCCGGAAATTTCCGGAAGAACTACTTCTTctggaaagtttccggaagaggTGTTCCGGAAGATGTGTTCTTTCGGATGCCCTTTGGTTACTTTCGGAAGAACCCTTCACGGATCTTCCGGAAGCTGCCACCGTAACCACTCATTTCCCCAATTTTTTCggcgtcttctaccctaaggttccacTAACCTAAAGTTCCACTATCCTACCCTAAATGCTATAACTACACTGCATAATAAAGGCAAAGGCAAGTTAGAGACACCTACCTGGAAGGCAAAAGGCGTGGTtcgcgaagaagaagaagtagcCGGGCTCGCTGGTCtcgtggagaagaagaagcatgcaggaagaagaaaagaagtagCACCAAGTGGTGTTCCGGGACAAGGAAAAGAAGCAGCACGAAGTGGTTCCAGGAGGAGGAGcgtgttttttaaatttttacttaaagGACAAAATGACCCATTCACtaaaattgctgggtgcacttAGCATATCCCAAATCAATATACTACCAATACTGCCACTCCCTTCTACCACACAAAACCTCCACCCCACGCACTACACGACGCGTGCAACAAATCCATTCGAAAACGACGCCACTCAACCGAAGTGCATTCTCAACAGCAGAACGCGTGACTCACACTTACGCGCATGGtgcttccaaaaaaaatatacttaaccAAGTAGTAAGAGTGAGAGACAGAGACAATAAAGGGGTTGTTGCTGATTATCAAAACTAGTGGGCGTCCCGATCCATTTTTTCGTGGGCAACAAAACAACACCTTCAAATTTTTTCCCTCACTTTCTTTCCgtacaaatatattttctcaTCACTCAAAGGTATGCCACTCACTCtgtcacaaaataaaataaaaataaaaaacatgattggCAGCATTTATGTATTGGATTGGATTATTTAATTCAAAGTGATGATTTTTATACCCTTTTGGTGTGTGTCAAGGAAGGAACTTCAGTTGGGCATCATTGTTTATCTGTTTCTTGATTTTGAGGATTATTTCCTGTTTAAACATTTGATTCTGATTAATggggttgattttttttccttcttgtaATCTGACTCTCTTCCTAGGTATGGTTCCTATGTTGGGGCTTTGAGGAGCAATCTTGGGGTGGAACTTCCAAGTTGGTCTCTTTGGTAATCAGGTGACACATATCACTCTCTTTTTAGCTGTCACTTTCTGTTAATGTTGCTCTTTCAACTGTGAGGCTGTGTATTTGGTTAACCTTGATCACATACTGTTCCTTCTTTCTTTATGTTTTGGTGTGGGGTTTTTGAAGATGGCTGTTGCTTAAGATTccaagaatttgaatttgttatgTGTCTGGAGTCTTTTTGCCAAGATGCTAGAGTTTCAATTAAGAAAGTGATTGCCTGATTGGGTACTCACAAGAATGTTCTACGCTGATTAATGGATCATTAAGCAAACTTGTTAGTTCTTTGTTACCTGAATAATTTGGAAATATCAGATGAGAAATGTTAGCAAAGTCGAAGGTGTAATTGCACCAAGAACAAAGTTGAAGGTGGTAATCTATAATTACCCAATAAGAATattattaaagataaataatGCTGGACATCAAATGTTTTTTGGTTCCCGGTTCTTGTGTAGGATATCAGAAGGCATTGGATTAAACATAAGGAATCCAGTCTTGGGAAGTTATATTATAAATGTGGTAATTGAAATCTCATAAAAAATATGGTAGCAGGGCTGACTTTTATGATAAAGGATGAGTATCTATTTtgcttataatttttccttgagAACAGTAATAATTTAAGGAAACTGAAGCCCGTCCATAGTTGTACTCAATTAAATATGTACCAGACTTTTTTGACCAAGTAAATATTTCCAAATATTCCTTGGATTGGAAGTTAAACTTTGGTGACCAGTTTGTCATGGGCTGGAATCTGGAAATTACCTCTTTGCCTGTGCAAGGACAAGGCTACGTACAATTACCTTCCCCCATACCTTTGCGAAAAAGGAGCCTCTGACATTGGGGTACGTTAGTTAGTTATTCCTAGGATTGAAAGTATTTCAACTAACCTCAGTTTCAAAATTATACCAAACTAGTTACATCGGTAGATCTTTGAATATGGGTTCTGGTCTTCATTGCTGCTTGTTTCACCTTCTAAGAATTTCAACTAGTAGACTATTAATGAGTTTATTATTTGAAATCTGCAATCTGTACTCTTGCATGTACATGTACTTTTTTGTATTGTTGTGCTgcacaatttttctttcttagaaGGTTTTGGTGCACACTACACAAACATATATAACTGTATCTTATCTTGTTAACAACTCCAGTGAGTTAAAGTGCTAACTAACACCAtaaacttcattttttatactaaaatgaaattgtgtggaagtggaattGTCTTAGCTCTTAGGCATTTATGCACTTCAAGACTGATACATGCAAAGGTTTTGATTCTTTGCAATGCTCTGATGCTAATGATGTTGGGGTGTCAATAAATATTAGATGGGGGTATCAATGTTCACCTGTATGGTTTTCATGTTATGTTTGTTTCCTTCAGATGGCCATCATACTCTAATCCTTAGGTTGCCCTTCTATTGTAAGAGACATCTGTCATTCTGTTGCCTTGTATGCTAGGAACATATGGCATCTTAAGCTAAAACAACagtaattttgtattgttcttattgcttttattattattattattattattgtcagCATATTGCTCTAATTGCTGattgatattttcatttgtactttgttaatttttacttaGGATCTTGGTTTTGGCATACTCATGGAGACTCAAAATCAATCAGATCCTGCAGGATTAAAAAGGATGCTTCCTCCACCGCCTGGAAGTTTCCAAGACCGTGAAGACCTTATTAAACATGTTCGTGATTTCGGAGCTAATCAAGGATATGTTGTCACCATCAAGAAGTCCAGAAAGGATAGAAGAGTCATCCTTGGCTGTGACAGAGGAGGTGTCTATCGTAATAGACGAAAAATTGATGAAAGTAAGCGCAAAAGGAAAGCAACTTCACGCCTTATAAACTGTCCTTTTGAAGCCATAGGTAAAAAGGAAGATGATGCATGGGTACTTACTGTAAAAAATGGAGATCACAATCATGAACCGTTGAAAGACATGTCAGAACATCCTTATAGTCGACGTTTCACTGAGGAAGAAGTTAGACAAATCAAACAAATGACTGAAGCTGGTATAAAACCTCGTCAAGTGCTTAAAGCTCTCAAGCATAGTAATCCTGAATTGCAGTCAACACCAAGGCATTTGTACAACCTCAAAGCAAAGATTCGTCAGGGAAATCTATCAGGTTTTACATCATTCTTCTGCTCCTTGTCAATCAGTTGATCTAGCAGCTAGAGTGCCATTGGTTTAATTTCTACAAAGTAGAAGTTTATATTGATATCATTATGATAACTTTAGATAATTGTTGTGAGGAGTAATTTTTGCTACCCCAGAACTGAAATGTTAGTTTGCAAGAgtaaaaaacttaaattgattttgaattcttcatatattttttgttggagTTGATTGTGTTGACaataatttgttattagttGTTCTTTTATGAGCCCACACAGAAATACAGAATTATGCCACTTTGTGGCTGGTTAtgtattatatatgttaattgTTATGCTTATATATACCTTTTAGCAAAGCAAGA from Glycine soja cultivar W05 chromosome 8, ASM419377v2, whole genome shotgun sequence includes:
- the LOC114424134 gene encoding protein MAIN-LIKE 1-like gives rise to the protein MLHTPFGVDSETNTFHLPVGELTITLDDVSSLLHLPITGALHSFHALSVEETIFLLTELLEVSAEEARAETARSHGAYVRLGWVRDIYEMRCQARRWIVAARAYLLHLVGCTLFANKSAIYVHVVHLDAFRDLGQSGGYAWGVVALVHMYDQLDEASRTTTRQIAGYLTLLQCWIYEHFPSVHQCVTDDAYQETSPRASRWLTSKAHMKGITGAPYRAHCNALTITDVSWLPYTEHRGVSADYMEWFFRISHPFVIPTQAGDQPRDAPAADPEEYMQPPSPQDDYDGYEAIAQRGGASADGSVRARQRRCIDH